From Pelotomaculum isophthalicicum JI, one genomic window encodes:
- a CDS encoding sodium-translocating pyrophosphatase: MENAAFPLYAVCAAVIGILFAGYLTVWVLRQPPGSKRMIEISGAIQEGAMAYLNRQYKTIAVVGIIIVIILYFGLGWITTLGFIIGAVFSSLCGYVGMNVAVRSNLRVGEAAKKGLPFALVVAFKGGAVTGLMCVSLGLLGVAGMYALFRDPNYLIGLGFGGSLISVFARLGGGIYTKSADVGADLVGKVEAGIPEDDPRNPAVVADNVGDNVGDCAGMAADLFETYAITAIGAMLLGQLFFPGKEQYIIYPLVLGGIAIIATIIGSYFVRLSQGQEIMTALYKGLAAAAIIALIGFYPATTYIFGSPRFFYAALVGVAVTLIIVFLTDYYTSKRFRPVKSIARASQSGHATNIISGLSVAMEASISPALTIVAGILVSYVIGGLYGIGIASMAMLSMTGIIVAIDSYGPITDNAGGIAEMAELPPEVRNITDPLDAVGNTTKAVTKGYAIGSAGLAAIVLFSAYTQEITRVRLEAGILEKISFLVEDPWVLAGLLIGGALPFIFSALAMGAVGRAAYEVVNEVRRQFKEIKGLMEGKARPEYGRCVDIVTKRAIKEMMVPGLIPVIVPLLVGFLLGAKALGGMLMGVIITGLFLAVLLTAGK; the protein is encoded by the coding sequence GTGGAAAACGCGGCGTTTCCTTTATATGCAGTTTGCGCGGCCGTAATCGGTATTTTGTTTGCCGGTTACCTCACCGTTTGGGTTTTGAGGCAGCCGCCCGGCTCGAAGCGAATGATCGAGATCTCCGGCGCGATCCAGGAAGGCGCTATGGCCTACTTGAACCGCCAGTATAAGACCATCGCGGTTGTCGGGATTATCATTGTTATTATTCTTTATTTCGGATTGGGCTGGATCACTACCTTGGGCTTTATCATCGGGGCAGTTTTCTCCAGCCTGTGCGGCTATGTCGGGATGAACGTGGCGGTGCGGAGCAACCTGCGTGTCGGCGAGGCGGCCAAAAAGGGCCTGCCCTTTGCCCTTGTGGTAGCCTTTAAGGGCGGCGCTGTCACCGGCCTGATGTGCGTGAGCCTGGGGCTGCTGGGCGTAGCCGGGATGTACGCACTGTTCAGGGACCCGAATTACCTGATCGGCCTTGGTTTTGGCGGCAGCTTGATCAGCGTTTTCGCCCGTTTGGGTGGCGGCATCTATACTAAGAGCGCCGACGTCGGCGCCGATCTGGTTGGCAAGGTGGAAGCCGGCATCCCGGAAGACGACCCGCGCAACCCGGCTGTCGTAGCCGACAATGTGGGCGATAACGTGGGTGACTGTGCCGGTATGGCCGCTGACCTCTTCGAGACTTACGCCATCACGGCCATCGGGGCCATGCTGCTGGGACAGCTCTTTTTCCCCGGCAAGGAGCAGTATATCATCTATCCCCTGGTCTTGGGGGGTATCGCCATAATCGCCACGATCATCGGCAGCTATTTCGTCCGTTTGAGCCAGGGACAGGAAATCATGACCGCCCTTTACAAGGGCCTGGCAGCGGCGGCGATAATCGCCCTGATCGGGTTTTACCCGGCCACCACCTATATTTTCGGCTCGCCCCGGTTTTTCTACGCGGCGCTGGTGGGCGTGGCAGTCACGTTAATCATCGTCTTCCTGACTGATTACTATACCTCCAAGCGTTTCCGCCCGGTTAAGTCCATTGCCAGGGCCTCGCAGTCCGGCCACGCCACCAACATCATCAGCGGCCTGTCGGTGGCAATGGAAGCCAGTATTTCGCCGGCTCTCACCATTGTCGCCGGGATCCTGGTATCCTACGTAATTGGCGGCCTTTACGGGATTGGCATCGCCTCTATGGCGATGCTCTCGATGACCGGGATCATCGTGGCCATCGACTCTTACGGCCCGATCACCGACAACGCCGGCGGCATCGCTGAGATGGCCGAACTGCCGCCGGAAGTCCGCAACATTACCGACCCGTTGGACGCGGTAGGCAACACCACCAAGGCCGTGACCAAAGGCTACGCCATCGGATCGGCGGGATTGGCGGCCATCGTCCTGTTTTCGGCGTATACCCAGGAAATCACCCGGGTTCGGCTTGAGGCAGGCATCTTGGAAAAGATCAGCTTCTTAGTGGAAGATCCCTGGGTGCTGGCCGGCCTATTAATCGGCGGCGCTTTACCCTTCATCTTCTCCGCGCTGGCCATGGGCGCCGTCGGGCGGGCGGCCTACGAGGTAGTTAACGAGGTGCGCCGTCAGTTTAAAGAAATTAAAGGCCTGATGGAAGGCAAGGCGCGGCCCGAATATGGACGCTGCGTCGATATCGTCACCAAGCGTGCTATTAAAGAAATGATGGTTCCTGGATTGATCCCGGTTATCGTCCCCTTGCTGGTTGGCTTCTTGCTGGGAGCAAAGGCGCTGGGAGGCATGTTGATGGGCGTGATTATCACCGGGCTCTTCTTAGCGGTCCTGCTCACGGCCGGCAAATAG
- a CDS encoding iron-sulfur cluster assembly scaffold protein, with protein MIYSHEVENMCTVTKGPKHGPAAIPEEGKWVKVYDVKDVSGLTHGVGGCAPQQGACKITLNVKEGIIEEALIETIGCSGMTHSAAMASEILPGKTILEALNTDLVCDAINVAMRELFLQIVYGRTQTAFSEGGLPIGAGLEDLGKGLRSQVATMYGTKVKGTRYLEMAEGYVTSMGLDENNEVIGYKFVHLGKMMEMVAKGVDANEAMQKATGQYGRYDEAVKYIDPRHE; from the coding sequence ATGATTTATTCTCATGAAGTGGAAAACATGTGTACTGTCACAAAAGGCCCGAAACACGGGCCGGCAGCGATTCCTGAGGAAGGGAAATGGGTCAAGGTTTATGATGTGAAAGATGTTTCCGGTCTTACTCATGGGGTTGGTGGGTGCGCGCCGCAGCAGGGCGCTTGTAAAATCACCTTGAATGTAAAGGAAGGTATTATTGAAGAAGCTTTGATTGAGACTATCGGGTGTTCAGGCATGACTCATTCGGCTGCCATGGCTTCAGAGATACTGCCGGGAAAAACTATTTTGGAAGCGCTTAATACAGATCTGGTATGCGATGCAATCAACGTGGCAATGAGAGAACTTTTTTTACAGATAGTCTATGGCAGGACGCAGACGGCGTTTTCAGAAGGCGGGCTGCCTATAGGCGCCGGTCTCGAGGATCTGGGAAAAGGGTTGAGATCCCAGGTGGCCACCATGTATGGAACTAAAGTAAAGGGAACACGTTATCTGGAAATGGCAGAGGGTTATGTAACCAGTATGGGGTTGGATGAAAACAATGAGGTTATTGGATATAAGTTTGTGCACCTTGGGAAGATGATGGAAATGGTTGCAAAAGGTGTTGACGCTAATGAAGCTATGCAAAAAGCCACCGGTCAGTACGGCAGATATGATGAGGCGGTAAAATACATCGATCCCAGGCATGAATAA
- a CDS encoding universal stress protein: MFKHIMVAFDNSVYAQKALDKGLALAEASGAFLELITVVQLPDYAETIDEVNEMISDGKKFYQPAHEHAANEAQKRGIKFASNMLHGHIGETLVKYAKDNVVDLILMGSHGRSVVGRLLLGSVSNYVVKHARCPVLIVRE; the protein is encoded by the coding sequence ATGTTTAAGCACATTATGGTTGCCTTCGATAATTCCGTGTATGCGCAAAAGGCTTTGGACAAGGGTCTGGCCCTGGCAGAGGCCAGCGGCGCCTTTCTTGAACTAATTACTGTTGTTCAATTACCGGACTATGCCGAAACTATTGATGAAGTAAACGAGATGATCAGTGATGGAAAGAAATTTTACCAGCCTGCTCATGAGCATGCAGCTAATGAAGCGCAAAAGAGGGGCATTAAATTTGCCTCTAATATGCTCCACGGACACATTGGCGAAACCTTGGTAAAATATGCAAAAGACAATGTGGTTGACCTGATTTTAATGGGCTCGCATGGCCGCAGCGTGGTTGGCAGGCTTCTCTTGGGCAGTGTTTCGAATTATGTGGTGAAGCATGCCAGGTGTCCGGTTCTGATTGTAAGAGAATAA
- a CDS encoding cation:proton antiporter: MEQIFMLASFWLGLAVFSAVIAYHLRISIALVEICVGVITAAVAAYFGMTEALGANQEWLRFLASSGAVLLTFLAGAELEKEVLQKKLKEVTVVGLVGFFAPFLGCTAIAYYALGWTLQASLLGGVALSTTSMAVVYAVMLETGFNKTEFGKGILGACFINDLGTVIALGLLFAPFTYRTVIFIIVTAAVLFLLPFLTRWLTRIYAYRTAAIRAKWVILVLFGLGTLAYWSGSEAVLPAYLIGMILAEFSNEDTFWLRRLRTLTVGFLTPFYFIRAGTLVSLSALIAAPLAFLVLLGGKVVSKIFGLYPFIGLFRHERNERWYYTLMMSTGLTFGTISALFGYSHEIVTQAQYSFLVASVIASAVVPTVIAGLAFLPRHLLPEPEEQIKPKYEEDLSEEG; this comes from the coding sequence ATGGAACAAATCTTTATGCTGGCTTCTTTTTGGCTTGGACTAGCCGTTTTTTCCGCTGTCATCGCCTATCACCTGCGCATTTCAATTGCGTTAGTAGAAATATGCGTTGGGGTAATCACTGCGGCTGTAGCTGCTTACTTTGGCATGACTGAAGCGTTAGGCGCTAATCAGGAATGGTTGCGCTTTCTCGCTTCATCCGGAGCTGTTTTGCTGACTTTCTTGGCCGGTGCCGAACTTGAAAAAGAAGTACTACAAAAAAAGTTGAAAGAAGTAACGGTTGTCGGCCTGGTCGGCTTTTTCGCGCCTTTTCTTGGTTGCACAGCGATAGCATATTATGCGCTTGGCTGGACATTGCAGGCTAGTTTGTTAGGTGGCGTGGCACTCTCCACGACATCAATGGCAGTTGTCTACGCGGTCATGCTGGAAACCGGCTTCAACAAGACTGAATTTGGCAAGGGAATTCTAGGTGCTTGCTTTATAAATGATCTTGGAACAGTTATAGCCCTTGGCCTCTTATTTGCCCCGTTTACCTACAGGACTGTTATTTTTATTATTGTTACTGCTGCTGTATTGTTCCTGTTGCCCTTTCTCACCCGCTGGCTGACCCGTATCTATGCATACAGAACTGCCGCTATCAGGGCGAAATGGGTCATACTCGTCCTTTTTGGCTTAGGTACTTTGGCTTATTGGTCAGGAAGTGAGGCGGTGCTTCCCGCATACCTAATTGGTATGATTCTGGCCGAATTCTCCAATGAAGACACCTTTTGGCTGCGAAGACTACGGACTTTGACCGTGGGATTTCTCACCCCATTTTATTTCATTCGCGCGGGCACACTTGTTTCTTTATCTGCCTTGATTGCAGCCCCATTGGCCTTCCTGGTGTTGCTAGGAGGCAAAGTGGTGTCGAAGATTTTCGGTCTATATCCATTTATTGGGCTGTTCCGGCATGAACGCAATGAGCGATGGTACTACACCCTGATGATGTCCACCGGATTAACATTTGGAACAATTTCAGCGTTATTCGGCTACTCCCATGAAATCGTGACGCAGGCTCAATACTCTTTTCTGGTGGCGTCGGTCATTGCCAGCGCAGTTGTTCCAACGGTTATCGCCGGACTTGCTTTTTTGCCCCGGCATCTTCTGCCCGAGCCTGAAGAACAGATAAAACCAAAATATGAAGAAGACTTAAGCGAAGAGGGTTAA
- a CDS encoding ABC transporter ATP-binding protein: MSEKVIEVKDLSLTKGKNKILDIEYFSLNQGEIVALIGPNGAGKSTLLQVLMLLQRPTGGELFFKGEIVDWKKPIKQRRLMAMVFQEPLLLDTTVYNNIASGLKVRGLPMEKSRVPVTEWSQRLGIEHLIHRSVRHLSGGESQRVSLARALVLEPKVLFLDEPFSALDAPTRTALTVELGRILRDTGISCVFVTHDFSEIPLLASRVVVLEKGRIIQTAAPREILTRPASRTVASLVGIENMLPGTVVEKDGRGVFVQVDQNTIRVSGSMADVGDTVHVLLRPEDISVSTTPGKVVDGANIVSGKIRELLSLGFQYKATIDCGFPLVTIINPDQVFDGNMGMGQEVYLSFSPDKAHLINDER; the protein is encoded by the coding sequence ATGAGCGAAAAAGTCATAGAAGTAAAAGATCTCTCGCTAACTAAAGGGAAAAACAAAATATTAGATATTGAATATTTTTCTCTCAACCAGGGTGAGATCGTTGCCTTAATAGGCCCCAACGGAGCCGGCAAAAGCACCCTATTGCAGGTGCTGATGCTTTTACAGCGCCCCACCGGCGGTGAGTTGTTTTTTAAAGGCGAAATAGTTGACTGGAAAAAACCTATCAAGCAGCGCCGCCTTATGGCAATGGTTTTCCAAGAACCCCTGCTGCTGGATACAACTGTTTACAATAACATAGCTTCCGGTCTGAAGGTAAGGGGACTTCCCATGGAAAAATCCCGTGTACCAGTTACTGAGTGGTCGCAAAGACTGGGCATCGAACACTTAATCCATCGTTCGGTGCGCCACCTCTCCGGTGGTGAATCACAGCGGGTGAGTCTAGCCCGGGCACTAGTTCTGGAGCCAAAAGTACTTTTTTTGGACGAGCCTTTTTCGGCGCTAGACGCCCCCACGCGGACGGCACTAACAGTAGAACTGGGGCGAATTTTGCGCGATACCGGCATAAGCTGTGTCTTTGTTACTCACGATTTTAGTGAAATTCCTCTCTTGGCCAGTAGGGTAGTAGTTCTGGAAAAAGGCAGGATTATTCAAACAGCTGCTCCCCGCGAGATTTTGACAAGGCCGGCCAGCCGGACTGTGGCGTCTTTGGTAGGTATAGAAAATATGCTCCCCGGTACAGTCGTGGAAAAGGATGGACGTGGTGTTTTCGTACAGGTAGACCAGAATACAATCAGGGTCTCCGGGAGTATGGCCGATGTGGGCGATACGGTACATGTCTTGTTGCGGCCGGAAGATATTAGTGTTAGTACTACCCCAGGAAAAGTGGTCGACGGTGCCAACATTGTATCCGGGAAAATCCGAGAGTTGCTCTCACTCGGTTTTCAATATAAAGCAACAATTGACTGTGGTTTTCCGTTGGTTACAATAATCAATCCCGATCAGGTATTTGATGGAAATATGGGGATGGGTCAAGAAGTCTATCTATCTTTCAGTCCCGATAAGGCACACTTAATTAATGATGAGCGCTAA
- a CDS encoding GGGtGRT protein: MQLFESYERRINQITPVLEKYGMTSLDEARQICADKGIDVQAIVKSIQPICFDNAVWAYTLGAAIAIKKGLKTASEAAEALGEGLQAFCIPGSVADQRQVGVGHGNLAAMLLREDTKCFAFLAGHESFAAAEGAIGIAKSANRVRKQPLRVILNGLGKDAAYIISRINGFTYVKTELDYFTSELKIIEEKPFSKGEKALVKCYGCDDVREGVAIMHHELVDVSITGNSTNPTRFQHPVAGTYKKECIEQGKKYFSVASGGGTGRTLHPDNMGAGPASYGMTDTMGRMHSDAQFAGSSSVPAHVEMMGLIGMGNNPMVGASVSVAVAIEEAMK; this comes from the coding sequence GTGCAACTATTTGAGAGTTATGAGAGAAGAATAAATCAAATCACCCCGGTTTTAGAAAAATACGGAATGACCAGCCTTGACGAAGCGAGGCAAATTTGTGCGGATAAAGGAATTGACGTTCAGGCGATTGTAAAGTCAATTCAACCAATCTGTTTTGACAACGCCGTATGGGCTTATACTCTTGGCGCCGCGATCGCGATAAAAAAGGGACTAAAAACAGCCAGCGAAGCTGCCGAAGCATTAGGAGAAGGACTGCAGGCTTTTTGTATCCCCGGTTCGGTTGCGGACCAGCGACAGGTTGGCGTCGGCCATGGCAACCTGGCTGCCATGCTGCTAAGGGAGGATACGAAATGTTTCGCGTTTCTTGCCGGCCATGAATCCTTTGCTGCCGCGGAAGGAGCGATAGGCATCGCGAAATCCGCCAACCGGGTTAGAAAACAACCGCTAAGGGTTATCCTAAACGGTCTTGGTAAAGACGCCGCCTATATAATTTCGAGAATTAACGGCTTCACATATGTTAAAACTGAGCTTGACTATTTTACCAGCGAGCTGAAAATTATTGAAGAAAAACCGTTTTCCAAAGGTGAAAAAGCTTTGGTTAAATGCTATGGTTGTGATGATGTTCGTGAAGGGGTAGCCATCATGCATCATGAATTAGTTGACGTATCAATTACCGGCAACTCAACGAATCCCACACGTTTTCAACACCCGGTCGCTGGAACTTATAAAAAAGAGTGCATCGAACAAGGAAAGAAATACTTTTCAGTAGCCTCCGGAGGGGGCACCGGTAGAACCCTTCACCCGGATAACATGGGAGCAGGTCCTGCTTCATATGGAATGACGGATACCATGGGCAGGATGCATTCCGACGCACAATTTGCGGGCTCATCCTCAGTACCAGCGCATGTAGAGATGATGGGGCTGATTGGCATGGGTAATAATCCGATGGTTGGGGCATCAGTCTCAGTTGCCGTAGCAATTGAAGAAGCAATGAAATAA
- a CDS encoding DUF6062 family protein, producing the protein MANSRPPFYQSTIEKLLLENRCPPCIYGEESKKTYLTWFDIEYYNSLPTMLEVSKNGFCKQHGWQISSLGNKLSTLNQFVANIKLTELKNIKAVLQSNKNGWLGQIWPLSIIFSRRSVNVFLDILIRLHTTKKCPICETIEQGEQMALTYMASFLKEKKGQEIYRKSPALCWRHLIGLFYEVPTEITLLLADIHIEQLQKLDSDFEEYFRKTDYRFSNEPKGEEQLAWLKSLRFYVGERFK; encoded by the coding sequence GTGGCAAACAGCAGGCCACCTTTTTATCAAAGCACTATTGAAAAATTACTGCTTGAAAATCGTTGCCCCCCATGTATTTACGGTGAGGAAAGCAAGAAAACATACCTGACGTGGTTTGATATCGAATATTATAACAGCCTTCCCACAATGCTTGAGGTGTCTAAAAATGGTTTTTGCAAACAACACGGCTGGCAAATATCCTCACTGGGCAATAAATTGAGCACGCTTAATCAATTTGTTGCAAACATCAAGTTGACTGAGCTAAAAAACATAAAAGCTGTTTTACAAAGCAACAAAAATGGATGGCTTGGCCAGATATGGCCTCTTTCCATTATTTTTTCAAGACGGTCTGTAAATGTCTTCCTTGATATCCTAATAAGATTGCATACTACTAAAAAATGTCCGATATGTGAAACAATTGAGCAAGGTGAACAGATGGCTTTAACTTACATGGCCAGTTTTTTAAAAGAAAAAAAAGGACAGGAAATATACCGGAAATCGCCTGCCCTTTGTTGGAGACACTTAATAGGTTTATTCTACGAAGTTCCAACAGAGATAACGCTTTTATTAGCCGATATTCATATTGAGCAATTGCAGAAGTTAGATAGTGATTTTGAAGAATATTTCAGAAAAACGGATTATCGCTTTTCCAATGAGCCAAAGGGGGAAGAACAACTGGCCTGGCTGAAAAGTTTAAGATTTTACGTCGGTGAACGGTTTAAATAA
- a CDS encoding dynamin family protein codes for MLDHYVLKKNSLLQILAEAVDFAAKKGNSPAASLLKESADKLSRETFTLVILGEFKRGKSTFINALLGGNLLPTAVVPLTAIPTIIQHGEQLGASVIYLDGTRKAIPVSQIADYVTERGNPKNIKKLREVQIIHPSEFLKQGVILVDTPGVGSVYEHNTDAAYAYLPHSDAAIFMISIDAPLSKIEIDYLRDISKYVNKLFFVLNKIDIALPEDITEALAFTRETLWNSLGEGEYDLIPLSARQALLGRTGGGNGQLRVDAGGIEKLEEVLGNFIRNDKGRLLLESSAARALRTINELELELQLWQRAMDGSLQDLDEKITLFAAELEKLEQEREDSIYLLYREVDRLSAMVEEDINEFRTAKTGELLHLIEESYKKESSEKSAKELTHCLNDFSRNLIQSVLNEKRNEERLKVRSQFEKVSMRFFSRIEGIVDRMMSISAEIFDVPVEKSSSREYIMGSKKFFFHFEEHPTFIPSLEMLSVSGLLPKALISGHLLNNAKNKLVELFDRNCGRVRYDLADGLKEGVRDVAGELRLRADAVSQGLRTALQKARAERGLSEEERRERVKIWQRDYNELIKMKETIREINASL; via the coding sequence GTGCTGGACCATTATGTGCTAAAGAAAAATAGCCTTTTGCAGATCCTGGCTGAAGCAGTTGATTTTGCTGCAAAAAAGGGAAACAGCCCAGCCGCTTCGCTTTTAAAAGAGAGTGCGGATAAACTTTCCCGGGAAACTTTTACCCTGGTCATACTCGGTGAATTCAAAAGGGGCAAGTCCACCTTCATCAACGCTCTTCTGGGCGGCAACCTGCTACCGACTGCCGTCGTGCCGCTGACAGCCATTCCCACCATAATCCAGCACGGTGAACAACTCGGCGCCTCTGTCATTTACCTGGACGGCACCAGAAAAGCAATTCCGGTCAGCCAGATCGCCGATTACGTTACTGAAAGGGGAAACCCCAAAAACATCAAAAAACTGCGCGAGGTGCAAATCATTCACCCGTCGGAATTTTTAAAACAAGGCGTCATCCTGGTGGACACACCGGGTGTCGGTTCTGTCTATGAGCATAATACCGACGCGGCGTACGCTTATCTTCCCCATTCCGACGCCGCCATCTTCATGATTTCCATCGATGCCCCCCTCAGTAAAATAGAAATTGACTACTTGAGAGATATTTCTAAATATGTGAACAAGCTTTTCTTCGTATTGAACAAAATCGATATCGCTTTACCGGAAGACATCACCGAGGCATTGGCATTCACCAGGGAGACCCTGTGGAACAGCCTGGGCGAAGGAGAATACGACCTGATTCCTCTCTCGGCGCGCCAGGCCCTGCTCGGAAGAACCGGCGGCGGAAACGGACAGCTGCGGGTGGATGCCGGCGGCATTGAGAAGCTGGAAGAAGTGCTGGGAAATTTTATCCGGAACGATAAAGGGCGGCTGCTCCTGGAGTCTTCCGCCGCCAGGGCGTTACGGACCATCAACGAACTGGAACTGGAACTTCAGCTCTGGCAGCGGGCGATGGACGGCTCGCTGCAGGATCTGGATGAAAAAATCACACTTTTCGCGGCTGAACTGGAAAAGCTGGAACAAGAGCGGGAAGACTCGATTTATCTCCTCTACCGTGAGGTGGACCGTTTGAGCGCTATGGTCGAAGAGGATATTAATGAATTCAGGACGGCTAAAACAGGTGAGCTATTACATCTGATCGAGGAATCTTATAAAAAAGAGTCGTCCGAAAAGTCAGCAAAAGAGTTGACTCATTGCCTGAACGATTTCAGCAGAAACCTGATCCAGTCGGTATTGAATGAAAAGCGCAACGAAGAGCGCTTGAAGGTAAGGAGTCAATTTGAAAAAGTGTCGATGCGGTTCTTTAGCCGGATCGAAGGGATTGTAGATAGAATGATGTCTATCTCGGCCGAGATTTTCGATGTGCCGGTGGAAAAATCATCATCCAGAGAATACATTATGGGTTCTAAAAAATTCTTTTTTCACTTCGAAGAGCACCCGACCTTTATTCCTTCGCTGGAAATGCTGTCTGTCTCCGGTTTACTCCCGAAAGCGTTGATTAGCGGCCACCTTCTTAATAACGCTAAAAATAAGCTGGTGGAATTATTTGACCGCAACTGCGGCCGGGTGCGCTACGATCTGGCGGACGGCCTGAAAGAAGGCGTGCGGGACGTGGCCGGCGAGCTCAGACTGCGCGCCGACGCGGTGTCCCAAGGGCTGCGTACCGCCCTTCAGAAAGCCAGGGCGGAAAGGGGATTGAGTGAGGAGGAACGCCGTGAAAGGGTAAAGATCTGGCAAAGGGATTATAACGAACTGATTAAGATGAAGGAAACAATAAGGGAAATCAACGCCTCGCTGTAG
- a CDS encoding ABC transporter permease: MDIIWQGFIKALELLFTGDHDLFEITLLTIKVSGTATLISVLIGVPLGTFLALSLFPGRKLIVSIVNFGMGLPPVVVGLWVSIFLWRYGPLGFLGLMYTPIAMIIAQSLIAFPIVTGFTIAAIQQLNPKLRLQIIAIGATWWQTLFLLAREARMGLLAAVIAGFGGVVSEVGASMMVGGNIKGQTAVLTTATVLEVSKGNLDIAMAISFILLTLAYGITLILTIQQQWRRTS, from the coding sequence ATGGACATCATATGGCAAGGCTTCATAAAAGCGCTGGAATTACTTTTTACAGGAGATCATGACCTTTTTGAGATTACGTTGCTTACCATCAAGGTTTCCGGCACGGCAACGTTAATTAGTGTATTGATTGGGGTTCCCTTAGGAACGTTCCTGGCCCTATCCTTGTTTCCCGGGCGTAAGCTGATTGTGAGCATTGTAAACTTCGGCATGGGGCTTCCGCCAGTGGTAGTGGGCCTGTGGGTGAGCATTTTTCTGTGGCGGTACGGGCCTTTGGGTTTCCTGGGATTAATGTATACCCCAATCGCAATGATCATCGCCCAATCCCTGATTGCTTTTCCCATCGTAACCGGTTTTACCATTGCCGCCATTCAGCAGCTAAACCCCAAACTAAGACTGCAAATTATTGCCATTGGCGCCACCTGGTGGCAAACGCTTTTTCTCCTGGCGCGGGAAGCCCGGATGGGCCTTCTAGCGGCAGTTATTGCTGGCTTTGGCGGCGTGGTTTCTGAAGTGGGTGCGTCCATGATGGTTGGCGGCAACATTAAAGGCCAAACTGCGGTTCTGACCACGGCCACTGTGTTGGAAGTTTCCAAGGGCAACTTAGACATCGCAATGGCAATCAGCTTTATTCTACTGACCCTGGCTTATGGCATAACCCTGATTTTGACAATTCAACAACAGTGGAGGCGGACCTCATGA
- a CDS encoding universal stress protein: MFNRVLVVYDGSPGAKRALNSGLKLAKMVGSECHLVKLLKKPEHVSDIKAFHQEAAGELTFVEKESDRPRFLTSLAGFDLPTHTIAGESCEELKNFVQKGMFDLVVVTPRKDNMIKDIFFGSYVEKLLRKSDISVLVVQ; encoded by the coding sequence ATGTTCAACAGAGTTTTGGTTGTGTATGATGGTTCGCCGGGAGCAAAAAGGGCATTGAATAGTGGCCTCAAGTTAGCGAAAATGGTTGGTTCGGAATGTCATTTGGTCAAGTTGCTTAAAAAGCCGGAACATGTTTCCGACATTAAGGCATTTCACCAAGAAGCAGCCGGCGAGCTAACTTTTGTTGAAAAAGAATCGGACAGGCCCAGGTTTTTAACTAGCTTAGCGGGATTTGACTTGCCTACGCATACCATCGCAGGCGAATCCTGTGAAGAGTTAAAAAACTTTGTTCAAAAAGGCATGTTTGACCTCGTAGTGGTAACACCCAGAAAAGATAACATGATAAAAGATATATTCTTCGGTAGTTACGTGGAAAAACTTTTACGCAAGTCCGATATTTCGGTCCTGGTTGTCCAATAA
- a CDS encoding phosphatase PAP2 family protein, with amino-acid sequence MKKRSRIKFYDKVNLLRSVFAIFVISITLFVELAKEIFIEGDTNHYEWFVLNCLQNISSPAMDKVMLFFTFLGSVEFYLITIPVILGVLVWRRRWHEFGVILFSVAGALVLNNLLKLAFHRVRPNLYFIKETGYSFPSGHAMITTVFYGIILFLVFPLVTSRVWRNILVALAIFFTIAIGASRIYLGVHYPSDVLGSYLAGLCWLAASIIIIKSPFRLRLNPRDTDAHGIGE; translated from the coding sequence ATGAAAAAAAGATCCAGGATAAAATTTTATGACAAGGTTAACCTATTGAGGAGTGTTTTTGCAATATTTGTAATATCAATCACTTTGTTTGTAGAACTGGCAAAAGAAATTTTTATTGAGGGAGATACTAATCATTATGAGTGGTTTGTGTTAAATTGTTTACAGAATATTTCCAGCCCCGCTATGGATAAGGTAATGTTATTTTTTACTTTCCTCGGTTCAGTCGAATTTTACCTTATAACTATACCTGTTATTCTGGGAGTGCTGGTCTGGCGTCGCCGCTGGCATGAGTTTGGGGTAATATTATTTTCTGTAGCCGGCGCGCTGGTTCTTAATAATTTGTTGAAATTAGCTTTCCATCGCGTTCGACCCAATTTATATTTTATAAAAGAGACCGGATATAGTTTTCCCAGCGGCCATGCCATGATTACCACCGTTTTTTACGGTATAATATTATTTCTTGTTTTCCCGCTAGTCACATCCAGGGTATGGCGAAATATCCTGGTTGCATTGGCTATTTTTTTTACTATAGCTATTGGTGCAAGTCGGATCTATTTGGGAGTACATTACCCAAGCGATGTACTTGGGTCTTACCTGGCAGGCCTTTGCTGGCTAGCTGCTTCAATTATCATTATAAAATCACCATTCCGGTTACGCCTAAATCCGAGGGATACAGATGCGCATGGAATTGGAGAGTAG